A portion of the Caenorhabditis elegans chromosome III genome contains these proteins:
- the Y39A3A.3 gene encoding uncharacterized protein (Confirmed by transcript evidence) gives MSIQLFIIFFYFLVFPASTIFQFRQFPPAPVSDKGKNCPDGEFVYGIRVGNDGLEIFCRKFGTSSLSIEMDPLNTDGNIKYCSGSGVIVGLFRTENGDTHQLCEHTNDAWHGASCSRGFAVCGIKDKRDGGLQTFETFLKDFLECCKLPKVLNFQCKPEFSLNFAAERDNREGPNAVTDSFKLNISLTTSDGEDEMLTQEERSAVADSIIYSVQRYGLSETGTTYKMKNVTKILPLIKDAVMNPRQENSQYTIPAKTYTMVIQKVITCGNYQVSLPERFQKFTSN, from the exons ATGTCTATTCAACTGttcatcattttcttttatttcctAGTCTTCCCAGCTTCAACTATATTCCAGTTCCGTCAATTCCCACCTGCACCAGTATCAGATAAAGGGAAAAACTGTCCAGATGGGGAGTTTGTATACGGAATTCGAGTTGGAAACGAtggtctggaaattttttgcagaaaatttggaactt cCAGCTTAAGCATCGAGATGGATCCTCTTAACACCGACGGCAACATCAAGTACTGCTCGGGCTCCGGAGTCATAGTTGGACTTTTCCGCACTGAAAACGGTGACACACATCAGCTGTGCGAGCACACCAACGATGCCTGGCATGGTGCATCGTGCTCAAGAGGTTTTGCAGTTTGTGGTATAAAGGATAAGAGAGATGGTGGGcttcaaacatttgaaacttttttgaaggattttcTGGAATGCTGTAAGCTTCCAAAAGTACTGAATTTCCAATGCAAGCCGGAATTCTCGTTGAATTTTGCTGCAGAGCGGGACAATCGGGAAG GTCCCAATGCAGTTACTGATAGCTTCAAGCTAAATATATCCCTTACTACGAGTGATGGAGAAGATGAAATGCTGACTCAAGAGGAGAGAAGTGCTGTTGCTGATT CCATCATCTACAGTGTCCAGCGATATGGTTTATCGGAAACAGGCACAAcctataaaatgaaaaatgttaccAAAATATTGCCACTAATAAAGGATGCTGTTATGAACCCACGacaa GAAAACTCGCAATACACGATTCCGGCAAAAACATACACCATGGTTATTCAGAAAGTTATAACGTGTGGGAATTATCAAGTTTCACTGCCGGAGAGATTTCAGAAGTTTACAAGCAACTAG
- the Y39A3A.4 gene encoding Tyrosine-protein phosphatase domain-containing protein (Confirmed by transcript evidence) — protein MLKNFGNKKKNEKKGENNKDVTGSETEEDHLQYLKALENFIFSTEKLGIDGLVKQYRKLDAKQDPSLTYDAYTKYMHKNRYCDVVCLDNSRVKLKIDKSRHGDYIHANYVKTNYLRSTFICSQGPLQHTIIDFWRMIFQERAESILLLCKVGREGRPRYWPSLGVTETYGCIRVTNFSESSEEFEICNLAVTFVPDNVPVDEQPANLEGLRVSLIKWPNWPDCGVPDEKCHTVPQRLLAQVRHGPCVVHCSAGKDRLCDDTGIGL, from the exons atgttgaaaaactttggcaacaagaagaaaaatgagaaaaaag gtgAAAACAACAAAGATGTGACCGGTTCAGag acaGAAGAAGATCACCTCCAATATTTGAAGgctctagaaaatttcattttttccaccGAAAAACTGGGGATCGATGGTTTGGTTAAACAGTACCGAAAGCTCGATGCCAAGCAGGACCCCTCACTGACATACGATGCTTATACGAAATATatgcacaaaaatcgatattgtg acgtAGTATGTCTAGACAATTCACgggtaaaactgaaaattgacaaaagtcGACATGGCGATTATATTCATGCAAATTACGTGAAAACTAATTACCTACGGAGCACATTTATTTGCTCACAAGGACCCCTGCAGCAcacaattatcgatttttggaggaTGATTTTTCAGGAGAGAGCTGAGAGCATTTTGTTGCTCTGCAA AGTAGGCAGAGAAGGCCGCCCGAGATACTGGCCATCACTGGGCGTAACAGAAACATACGGTTGCATACGTGTCACAAATTTTAGTGAATCGTCcgaggaatttgaaatttgcaatttagCAGTGACATTTGTGCCCGACAATGTGCCGGTCGATGAGCAGCCCGCGAACTTGGAGGGGCTTAGAGTCAGCCTGATTAAATGGCCGAA TTGGCCGGATTGCGGTGTGCCCGACGAAAAATGTCATACAGTACCCCAGCGGCTGCTGGCTCAGGTGCGGCACGGGCCTTGTGTGGTACATTGCTCCGCCGGGAAGGACCGGTTGTGTGATGACACTGGAATTGGCTTATAA
- the cpt-3 gene encoding Choline/carnitine acyltransferase domain-containing protein (Confirmed by transcript evidence), with protein sequence MSPSLNKKLSAWPYPRLERFPGRLERFRYRTYNFLENRLWPVRPIYFLALVALITGYGFPQDLLKSFFISYSLVFLLRHILKYTYFSYKGYLKESPKKPSYATIVWGTVKKILSHVAPPQLSSCDRLLSNLPLPRLEDTVTRYTDSMKFVISEEEHNNLIATSTQFLSHEGRTLQRFAWLLHLITDNYVTWFWEKYIYYAGRYPLPIISSTCQCVLYGEDDLTQVYQVARLLYIETLANLSVDRQDYLAVGDGLMSTRHYRNIYNGSRVPGAEIDNFQWNPPSRHALVVHKGTWYKVDTCDEDGRLYSVNELAKIVSELTTRQDKSTGFLCKISSLTADRRTEWSKNRRKFFLNNAHNKKLLEVIETSQYVISMDTAKWGVETSDKMSVYMKDMLAGDGTNRWFDKTMNYAICANGRGGATGEHSPADGAEMDHVCENFLNLDKQILKSPSKEEQLEIAKLDEPSNYLKLAEKLEFEVEEGLEEEVERCYEAHTKAVADLHVHSIIFLDFGKGRLKKCGISPDGFVQMAIQLAYFEDQGKFTQTYETGSIRFYANSRTETVRPVTSASCKLVCAMLDETSSKQTRRQLLKEACEVHVNNCKEVMLGNGFDRHLFVLCVIAKGLGYNSPFLDFFSSQKWLLSTSNIPNMTNSIAEDTSVNNIMLGGSFGAVAQDGYGICYRFGGNHAILVHITSYHSSELTDSERIGNRLKSAFHRLAGLFDD encoded by the exons ATGTCCCCGtcactgaacaaaaaattgtccgCTTGGCCGTACCCGAGGCTAGAACGGTTCCCGGGGAGGTTGGAACGGTTTCGGTATAGGACTTAT aacttcctGGAGAACCGCCTGTGGCCAGTCCGTCCGATCTACTTTTTGGCGCTTGTCGCTCTAATCACTGGCTATGGCTTCCCCCAAGACTTACTAAAATCCTTTTTTATTTCCTATTCCCTGGTATTTCTACTTCGTCACATCCTGAAATACACCTACTTTTCCTACAAGGGATATCTCAAGGAGAGCCCCAAAAAGCCATCCTATGCTACCATAGTATGGGGTACTGTAAAGAAGATCCTAAGCCATGTGGCACCACCTCAACTGTCATCCTGTGACAGGTTGCTCTCGAATCTTCCACTGCCGAGGTTAGAGGACACAGTGACGAGGTACACGGATTCTATGAAGTTTGTGATTTCGGAG GAAGAGCACAACAATCTGATCGCCACTTCAACTCAATTCTTATCACATGAAGGACGAACACTACAACGCTTTGCCTGGCTTTTACACCTAATCACAGACAACTACGTCACCTGGTTTTGGGAGAAGTACATCTATTATGCAGGAAGATATCCCCTCCCGATTATCAGTAGTACCTGCCAATGCGTGCTTTATGGAGAGGATGACCTGACACAAGTCTACCAGGTGGCTCGGTTACTGTACATTGAGACATTGGCCAATTTGTCGGTAGATCGACAGGATTACCTGGCGGTCGGCGACGGGCTTATGTCTACTCGGCACTACAGGAACATTTACAATGGGAGCAGAGTTCCTGGTGCAGAAATCGACAATTTCCAGTGGAACCCGCCAAGCCGGCATGCTCTCGTGGTGCACAAGGGTACCTGGTATAAGGTGGACACGTGTGATGAGGATGGAAGGTTGTACAGTGTGAATGAGTTGGCGAA AATCGTCTCCGAGCTCACAACTCGCCAGGACAAGTCCACCGGGTTCCTCTGTAAAATCAGCAGCCTAACCGCCGACCGTCGTACCGAATGGAGCAAAAACCGCCGGAAATTCTTCCTAAACAATGCTCACAACAAAAAGCTTCTGGAAGTCATCGAAACCTCACAGTACGTCATCTCAATGGACACCGCCAAATGGGGTGTAGAGACCTCTGACAAAATGTCAGTGTACATGAAGGATATGCTAGCTGGCGATGGGACGAATCGATGGTTCGACAAGACCATGAACTACGCGATTTGTGCAAATGGGCGCGGTGGAGCCACCGGAGAGCACTCGCCTGCAGATGGAGCAGAGATGGATCACGTttgtgagaattttttgaatttggacaAGCAGATTTTGAAGTCGCCGAGCAAGGAAGAGCAGTTGGAGATTGCCAAGTTGGACGAGCCGtcgaattatctgaaattagcTGAAAAGCTGGAGTTTGAGGTGGAGGAAGGATTGGAGGAAGAAGTTGAACGGTGCTATGAAGCACATACAAAAGCTGTGGCAGATTTGCATGTtcattcgataattttcttggattttgGCAAGGGGAGACTGAAGAAGTGCGGGATATCGCCGGATGGATTTGTGCAGATGGCTATTCAGTTGGCGTATTTTGAG GACCAAGGAAAATTCACGCAAACCTACGAGACAGGCTCAATCCGATTCTATGCAAATTCCAGAACGGAGACCGTACGGCCAGTGACCAGTGCTTCCTGCAAGCTCGTATGTGCTATGTTGGATGAAACTTCTAGT aaacaaacCCGAAGACAACTGCTGAAAGAAGCCTGCGAAGTTCATGTGAACAATTGTAAAGAGGTTATGCTTGGAAACGGGTTCGATCGTCATCTTTTTGTGCTTTGTGTCATTGCGAAGGGCCTCGGGTACAATAGCCCGTTCCTTGACTTTTTCTCAAGTCAGAAGTGGCTCCTGAGCACTAGTAAT atcCCAAACATGACAAACTCCATTGCCGAGGACACCTCTGTGAACAATATAATGCTCGGCGGCTCCTTCGGTGCAGTTGCTCAAGATGGGTATGGAATTTGCTATCGATTTGGTGGAAATCATGCGATATTGGTTCACATCACCTCTTATCATTCTTCGGAACTCACTGACTCGGAGAGAATCGGAAATCGGTTGAAAAGCGCTTTTCATAGACTTGCCGGGCTTTTTGATGACTAA